The proteins below come from a single Arthrobacter crystallopoietes genomic window:
- a CDS encoding mannose-1-phosphate guanylyltransferase, whose product MGADKSSALDLFYGVIPAGGVGTRLWPLSRAAAPKFLHDLTGSGSTLIRATYSRLEPLCGDRTMVVTGTAHRKAVLAQLPELTKNNLVLESEPKDSAAAIGLAAAILYHRDPRIIMGSFAADQVINPVEKFQDAVREAIHTAAEGYIVTIGITPTHPSTGFGYIRTNGNLGIGSAPNALGVTEFVEKPDAETAQAYLAEGGYSWNAGMFVAPVQLLLKHLETNEPLLYAGLMEIAAAWDTSKRRDVVRRVWPGLPKTAIDYAVAEPAAAAGDVAMIPGDFSWDDVGDFAAIGRLNAASETNNLTVLGEGARVYAENSTGMVVSDTKRVIALIGIDDVVVVDTPDALLITTKEHAQQVKKAVESLRASGDTDVL is encoded by the coding sequence ATCGGTGCCGATAAGTCGAGTGCACTTGACCTGTTTTACGGTGTTATTCCGGCCGGCGGGGTGGGGACCCGGTTGTGGCCGCTCTCGCGGGCGGCGGCGCCGAAGTTCCTGCATGACCTGACTGGGTCCGGGTCCACGCTGATCCGGGCGACGTATTCGCGTCTGGAGCCGTTGTGCGGGGACCGGACCATGGTGGTCACCGGTACCGCGCACCGCAAGGCGGTGCTGGCGCAGCTGCCGGAGCTGACGAAGAACAACCTGGTGCTGGAGTCCGAGCCGAAGGACTCGGCGGCCGCGATCGGTTTGGCCGCGGCGATCCTGTACCACCGGGATCCGCGGATCATCATGGGTTCCTTCGCCGCGGACCAGGTGATCAACCCGGTGGAGAAGTTCCAGGACGCGGTGCGCGAGGCGATCCATACCGCGGCCGAGGGCTACATCGTCACGATCGGGATCACCCCCACCCACCCCTCGACCGGGTTCGGGTACATCCGCACCAACGGGAACCTGGGCATCGGCTCGGCGCCGAACGCGCTCGGGGTGACCGAGTTCGTGGAGAAGCCCGACGCCGAGACCGCGCAGGCGTACCTGGCCGAGGGCGGGTACTCGTGGAACGCGGGCATGTTCGTGGCCCCGGTCCAGCTGCTGCTCAAGCACCTGGAGACGAACGAGCCGCTGCTCTACGCCGGGCTGATGGAGATCGCCGCGGCCTGGGACACCTCCAAGCGCCGCGACGTGGTCCGCCGGGTCTGGCCCGGACTGCCGAAGACCGCGATCGATTACGCGGTGGCGGAGCCGGCGGCCGCGGCCGGGGACGTGGCGATGATTCCGGGCGACTTCTCCTGGGACGACGTGGGGGACTTCGCCGCGATCGGCCGGTTGAACGCCGCGTCCGAGACGAACAACCTGACCGTGCTCGGCGAGGGCGCACGGGTGTATGCGGAGAACTCCACCGGGATGGTGGTCTCCGATACCAAGCGCGTGATCGCGCTGATCGGCATTGACGACGTCGTTGTCGTGGACACCCCAGACGCGCTGCTGATCACTACCAAGGAACACGCCCAGCAGGTCAAGAAGGCCGTCGAATCACTCCGCGCCAGCGGCGACACCGACGTCCTCTAA
- a CDS encoding glycosyltransferase yields MSEAESKMDNRPLVIQVAQRISVSDGGPAKNAVDLDNALQTYGNVDSRLFWLSGTDEETVIARGVSPLAPQRPLRLRLAGKSKSTRCSLIQFLRHAKQADLVIAHGYFLWWLPILSALLSLFGTSFVIVPHGSLTARQQGISKRKKALFEFLMGWYVRTKSEAFIVYSESELNDLGQKFPDSRIVLSTIGIDIPIQRMNDNVVHSPVRLLSMSRIAPKKRIDLAIAAVKQLSDMDIGVQLLVAGSGDTKLLQTLKKMAHSLGVADKIVFAGELAGAEKRSAFLESDFFLLPSEDENFGIGFAEAMAYGLPSVVSIYVGSAESMPEEAGVKIEKLTPEDLTFGIVEALNKDYSIAQLAAHSHALQYFSWESVVLGWVELIKQQRKASAETPKFIRPDRSNS; encoded by the coding sequence TTGAGTGAGGCAGAATCTAAAATGGACAACCGACCGCTTGTAATCCAGGTAGCTCAGCGAATATCTGTTTCTGATGGGGGACCAGCAAAAAACGCGGTCGATCTTGATAACGCTTTACAAACGTATGGCAACGTCGATTCGAGGTTGTTTTGGTTGTCAGGTACCGACGAAGAGACTGTGATCGCTCGCGGGGTTTCCCCCCTTGCCCCACAGCGACCTCTAAGGCTTAGATTGGCTGGAAAGTCGAAATCCACGAGGTGCAGCCTTATTCAGTTTTTGCGTCACGCGAAACAGGCAGATCTTGTCATAGCGCACGGATATTTTCTATGGTGGCTTCCTATTCTAAGCGCGCTTTTATCTCTATTTGGCACGTCTTTTGTTATCGTTCCGCATGGATCGTTGACTGCTCGCCAACAGGGCATTAGCAAGAGAAAAAAAGCGTTGTTTGAATTCCTCATGGGATGGTATGTCCGAACAAAATCAGAAGCGTTCATAGTTTATTCAGAGAGTGAGCTGAATGACCTAGGGCAAAAATTCCCGGATAGTCGAATCGTACTTTCGACTATTGGAATCGACATTCCGATTCAGCGCATGAATGATAATGTGGTTCATTCTCCTGTTCGCTTGCTATCTATGTCTCGCATTGCGCCAAAAAAAAGAATCGACCTTGCCATTGCTGCGGTGAAACAACTGTCTGACATGGATATAGGAGTCCAGTTGCTCGTCGCGGGAAGCGGCGACACCAAGCTTTTGCAGACTCTCAAAAAGATGGCCCATAGCTTGGGTGTTGCAGACAAGATTGTATTTGCAGGGGAATTGGCAGGAGCTGAAAAGAGATCGGCCTTTTTGGAATCGGATTTCTTCCTGCTGCCCAGCGAGGATGAGAACTTCGGAATCGGATTTGCGGAGGCAATGGCCTACGGATTGCCAAGTGTCGTGAGCATTTACGTCGGTTCAGCGGAATCAATGCCTGAAGAGGCCGGAGTCAAAATTGAGAAGTTGACACCCGAGGATCTTACTTTTGGGATCGTTGAGGCTCTGAATAAAGATTACAGCATTGCTCAGCTAGCAGCGCATTCACATGCTTTGCAATATTTTAGCTGGGAAAGTGTCGTGCTCGGATGGGTAGAATTGATAAAACAACAGAGAAAGGCCTCTGCCGAGACGCCGAAGTTTATACGTCCTGATCGTTCCAATTCCTGA
- a CDS encoding glycosyltransferase family 4 protein, whose protein sequence is MITKKLRITVLGLNYTPEPTGIAPYTTKLAEQLAAEGHNVQVLTGFPHYPEWKLMEGYSGWRKHETINGVRVTRLRHYVPKRVRSLQRIHMELSFGLRIFFARWGAPDIVLLVTPSLFSTGIALLRARYGRHQVPAGVWVQDIYSRGLEETGTAGSMAVVVMRKVEGMILRSASRVTVIHERFRSYITDSLGVPHEDVAVIRNWTHLKQQPTVDRKSTRAQFGWKENDIVVLHAGNMGVKQGLENVVEAARLADRSSSRVRFVLLGDGNQRDRIQKSSIGLERIQFIPPLPDQQFMDVLRSADILLVNEKPGLREMAVPSKLTSYFSSGLPVIAATDAQSTTAEEIQISHGGICVKPDSARELLAAAERLGTDQEFADELGQSGLRFAKESLSQQVAIVKYSRWLEEMTIAGSTVKDADK, encoded by the coding sequence GTGATCACGAAGAAACTCCGCATCACGGTTCTGGGACTGAACTACACACCCGAACCGACAGGCATCGCCCCCTACACAACGAAGCTTGCTGAGCAACTGGCCGCAGAGGGCCATAATGTTCAAGTCCTTACCGGTTTTCCACATTATCCTGAGTGGAAGTTGATGGAGGGATACTCCGGCTGGCGGAAGCACGAAACCATCAACGGCGTCCGAGTTACGAGACTCCGCCATTACGTCCCCAAACGAGTTAGGAGTCTTCAACGCATCCATATGGAACTCAGCTTCGGGCTTAGGATTTTTTTCGCTCGTTGGGGGGCACCAGACATAGTGTTATTGGTCACTCCATCATTATTTTCCACAGGTATTGCACTATTACGGGCACGATATGGCCGCCACCAGGTACCCGCGGGGGTTTGGGTGCAGGACATCTACAGTCGTGGTCTTGAGGAAACCGGAACCGCCGGTTCAATGGCAGTTGTTGTGATGAGGAAAGTGGAGGGCATGATTCTCCGAAGTGCTTCAAGAGTGACTGTCATCCACGAGCGCTTCCGGTCTTATATAACGGACTCTCTTGGCGTGCCGCATGAAGACGTTGCAGTCATCCGAAATTGGACTCATCTAAAGCAGCAGCCAACGGTTGACCGCAAAAGCACCAGAGCTCAATTTGGGTGGAAGGAGAACGACATTGTTGTTCTTCATGCGGGCAACATGGGTGTAAAACAAGGACTCGAGAATGTGGTTGAAGCAGCACGCCTTGCTGACCGGAGCAGTTCCAGGGTTCGTTTCGTACTACTCGGAGATGGAAACCAACGCGATCGCATCCAGAAGTCTTCGATTGGCCTCGAGCGTATCCAGTTCATCCCACCTTTGCCAGACCAACAGTTTATGGATGTACTTCGGTCCGCCGATATACTTCTGGTCAATGAAAAGCCTGGGCTAAGAGAAATGGCCGTTCCTAGCAAATTAACTTCGTATTTCTCCTCTGGTCTCCCGGTAATTGCTGCTACGGACGCGCAGAGTACGACGGCTGAGGAAATTCAGATCTCTCATGGGGGAATCTGTGTCAAGCCAGACTCGGCGCGGGAGTTACTTGCAGCGGCAGAACGACTTGGGACAGACCAAGAGTTCGCTGACGAATTGGGGCAGTCAGGTCTTCGCTTTGCCAAGGAAAGCCTTTCGCAACAGGTAGCTATAGTCAAGTACAGTCGCTGGCTAGAGGAGATGACAATTGCTGGAAGCACTGTCAAAGACGCTGACAAATAA
- a CDS encoding O-antigen ligase family protein — protein sequence MKLSSSLILLAATTSTWTGIKVLEITLCDVLLAGALIVGFFEYLARSRTFSIPFWILSLPIALMVVFAVHALSGRLTTSVVAIDSPATNDGSISGVIVHCVRFVIATSIIGVLIRSEVVTHGSLRGKSLMQALMLGSFGSSLVAVLAELGLSFDAANYQIESERASGLAFHPNSLALATVISIPLLGYFSLSSNSRGWKKFFWRFALIVNLFALFYADSRGGLVVGFIVLIATGLFLMLSKRRMHWIPPVALLASLLVASVAGPVISNTRLAASDAGAAQSSAGRSQFLSDGLDQFASSPLFGVGLASGSSVVVPVVLAASGGLVLVVAYAIFVAVPLRQMWASRNDSLIAACLISAIAFLAMGIFNNSFAERFDYWALLCGASLASATRLVKRPVPKRSIS from the coding sequence ATGAAACTATCCTCAAGCTTGATTCTGCTCGCTGCGACGACATCTACTTGGACTGGTATAAAGGTATTAGAGATTACACTTTGCGACGTGCTTCTCGCTGGGGCGTTGATCGTTGGTTTCTTTGAGTATCTCGCTAGAAGCAGGACCTTCAGCATTCCGTTCTGGATCCTGTCCTTGCCTATTGCTCTGATGGTCGTTTTCGCGGTCCACGCATTAAGTGGGCGATTAACTACCTCCGTCGTCGCGATTGATTCGCCGGCGACGAATGATGGCAGTATCTCGGGCGTTATTGTCCATTGTGTGCGTTTTGTTATCGCTACCTCAATTATTGGTGTTCTTATTCGATCTGAAGTCGTGACTCACGGTTCGCTTCGTGGGAAATCGTTAATGCAGGCGTTAATGTTGGGTAGTTTTGGTAGTTCGCTCGTAGCGGTGCTAGCTGAATTGGGACTGTCCTTTGACGCGGCCAATTATCAAATCGAATCGGAGAGGGCGAGTGGACTGGCTTTTCATCCGAATTCACTAGCCCTGGCAACCGTCATCTCTATCCCGCTTCTGGGTTATTTTTCCTTGTCATCAAATTCCCGAGGATGGAAGAAGTTCTTTTGGCGTTTCGCCCTTATCGTTAACCTCTTCGCGTTGTTTTATGCTGACTCTCGCGGTGGCTTGGTGGTTGGTTTCATCGTTCTAATCGCGACGGGTCTCTTTCTTATGCTGTCCAAGCGCCGGATGCACTGGATTCCTCCAGTTGCTCTCCTGGCCTCATTATTGGTGGCATCGGTGGCGGGTCCGGTAATTTCCAATACGAGGTTAGCGGCTTCCGACGCAGGTGCTGCTCAAAGTTCCGCTGGCCGGAGCCAATTTCTTAGTGATGGACTTGATCAGTTTGCCAGCAGTCCTCTATTTGGGGTGGGACTCGCTTCCGGCTCGAGTGTAGTTGTTCCAGTGGTTCTCGCCGCGTCTGGTGGATTGGTGCTTGTTGTGGCATATGCCATCTTCGTAGCTGTCCCGCTCAGGCAGATGTGGGCCTCGCGCAATGATTCGCTGATAGCCGCATGCCTTATATCAGCCATAGCGTTCTTAGCCATGGGAATTTTCAATAACAGCTTCGCCGAGAGGTTTGACTACTGGGCTTTGCTGTGCGGAGCTTCGCTTGCCAGCGCTACCAGATTGGTCAAGAGGCCTGTCCCCAAACGGTCGATCTCATAA
- a CDS encoding glycosyltransferase family 2 protein produces MTKKLPISVLVQTKNEERGIADCLSGLSDFAEIIVVDSNSTDNTVGIVRELGFAVENFDWDGRYPKKKQWQLDNLVTKYKWILFIDADETPTNELVSELWKRCDELESGRFSAYDIELDYVFAGKQLQYGHRVVKRALVQRGEVSFPVINDLNAPGMGELEGHYQPVSKGDVAALKGRIRHDDKDPVHTWFERHNKYSEWEAYLRTHPSVKKDAAARRSVQGRLFDKVPLKPLVFFLYAYLIRGGFRDGRAGFDYAFALSSYYWQIGMKVRELERQNAVN; encoded by the coding sequence TTGACAAAAAAGTTACCAATTTCCGTCTTAGTTCAAACAAAGAATGAAGAGCGCGGCATTGCTGATTGCCTTTCAGGCCTTTCCGATTTCGCTGAAATAATAGTTGTGGACTCAAACAGCACCGATAACACGGTTGGAATAGTTCGCGAGCTAGGCTTTGCAGTAGAGAATTTTGACTGGGATGGAAGGTATCCAAAGAAGAAACAGTGGCAGCTAGACAACCTCGTCACTAAGTACAAATGGATTCTTTTTATTGATGCCGACGAAACGCCGACCAATGAGCTGGTGTCGGAGTTGTGGAAAAGGTGCGACGAACTTGAAAGTGGTCGGTTTTCTGCCTACGACATCGAATTAGATTATGTCTTTGCCGGTAAACAGCTTCAATATGGTCATCGGGTTGTCAAAAGAGCGCTAGTACAACGTGGTGAAGTTAGTTTCCCTGTGATCAATGATTTAAATGCTCCGGGCATGGGCGAGCTCGAAGGGCATTATCAGCCTGTTTCGAAGGGGGATGTAGCCGCGCTCAAGGGAAGGATACGGCATGACGATAAGGACCCCGTCCACACTTGGTTCGAGAGACACAATAAGTACTCCGAGTGGGAAGCATATCTCCGAACCCATCCGTCGGTGAAAAAAGATGCCGCGGCTCGCAGGAGCGTTCAAGGCCGGCTTTTTGACAAGGTCCCACTTAAGCCTCTCGTGTTTTTCCTCTACGCATACTTAATTCGTGGAGGATTTCGTGACGGACGCGCCGGCTTCGACTACGCCTTCGCGTTGAGTTCGTATTATTGGCAAATCGGAATGAAGGTGCGCGAACTCGAGAGGCAGAACGCAGTAAATTGA
- a CDS encoding beta-1,6-N-acetylglucosaminyltransferase: protein MIKFLLYAHTDPVMTARLCSALKPYAVHVHIDLKSEIKAFESEAIKANADNIVFTQRRVPVFWAGYSQVEAMRILIEEAGSYAKPGDYFVMLSGQDYPVKPVSEFERFLTANQGTQYIKCFKVDESNDHYRQQVNGRHHRDLKLLGKAQGGLKRLRNVVIRIADLLTLVAPTKPADLVITHGQTHWALTAECAIELNNSVNPAIERFFRRCFSPDEKFFHTLVVNSRFRSKMLDGGPVPFAGRGNWRYTNFHHIDPSLAKTFTLSDWPTVKGTEKFFIRKVESHVSATLMDRIDDELLGLPK, encoded by the coding sequence GTGATCAAGTTTCTCTTATACGCTCATACCGATCCTGTAATGACTGCGCGGTTATGTTCGGCGTTGAAGCCGTATGCAGTGCACGTACATATTGATTTGAAATCAGAAATCAAAGCTTTTGAATCTGAAGCTATCAAGGCTAATGCGGACAACATTGTTTTTACTCAAAGACGTGTGCCTGTCTTCTGGGCGGGCTATTCTCAAGTAGAGGCAATGCGGATCTTGATCGAGGAGGCAGGCAGCTATGCGAAGCCTGGCGATTATTTTGTAATGCTATCTGGCCAGGATTACCCCGTGAAGCCGGTTTCGGAGTTTGAGCGTTTTTTGACGGCAAATCAAGGTACGCAATATATCAAGTGTTTTAAGGTTGATGAATCGAATGATCATTATCGTCAGCAAGTCAACGGTCGGCACCACCGTGACTTGAAATTACTTGGTAAGGCTCAAGGCGGATTGAAGAGGTTACGGAATGTTGTTATTCGAATTGCTGATCTCCTTACCCTAGTCGCTCCGACTAAGCCTGCGGATTTGGTTATTACTCACGGTCAGACTCACTGGGCGCTCACTGCAGAATGTGCAATTGAGTTAAACAATTCTGTGAATCCTGCAATTGAGCGTTTTTTCAGGAGATGTTTCTCGCCGGATGAAAAGTTCTTTCACACTTTAGTTGTGAATAGTAGATTCAGAAGTAAAATGTTAGACGGAGGACCGGTACCATTCGCTGGTCGGGGGAACTGGCGCTACACCAATTTCCATCATATCGACCCCAGTCTTGCCAAGACTTTTACATTATCCGATTGGCCAACCGTGAAGGGAACCGAAAAGTTCTTCATTAGAAAGGTTGAAAGTCATGTCAGCGCGACCTTGATGGACCGTATAGACGATGAACTTTTGGGCCTTCCCAAATGA
- a CDS encoding glycosyltransferase has product MEIDCVVAAGTPDATQALRGDQETPTWVETFDNRRIPVGGRSLILGGARPLWHRADAVIVGLQGSSLDTYKAILDGKRRKVRVGLWGHIKTFVQPENAIDAALERWQIRHADHIFAYTPDGGEYARKVGATAVTTVMNTVDTTKLEEALQTVTDNDVARVTGSMGVHPGKTLAFFGGIDESKRIDFLSDVLDILWRLDPEIRLLIGGEGAQSSLLKFAVARGQVTMLGYVNEQQKALVSKVADCIVMPGRIGLVAVEALVLQLPIITTQWPYHAPEESYLEEGKSKITAENTPTAYASKIVEFLDGLSQKPASGSVDRWAYPSIDRMVSNYTNGVLSLLS; this is encoded by the coding sequence ATGGAAATTGATTGCGTTGTTGCGGCGGGAACTCCTGATGCAACTCAGGCCCTACGAGGGGATCAGGAGACTCCTACCTGGGTCGAGACGTTCGACAACAGGCGTATCCCTGTCGGCGGTCGCTCATTGATACTGGGTGGTGCTCGTCCGTTATGGCACCGGGCTGATGCGGTAATCGTTGGCTTGCAAGGTTCCTCCCTTGATACTTATAAGGCTATTTTGGACGGCAAGCGGCGAAAAGTCAGAGTAGGGCTCTGGGGACACATAAAGACCTTCGTTCAACCCGAGAACGCGATCGATGCAGCCTTAGAAAGGTGGCAGATCCGGCACGCTGACCACATTTTTGCCTACACCCCGGATGGCGGTGAATATGCTAGGAAAGTAGGTGCAACGGCAGTTACGACAGTAATGAATACGGTGGACACGACAAAGCTGGAGGAAGCTTTGCAAACCGTGACCGATAATGACGTCGCACGAGTGACTGGCTCAATGGGAGTGCATCCAGGTAAGACGTTAGCTTTCTTCGGCGGGATTGATGAAAGCAAGAGAATTGATTTTCTTAGTGACGTCTTGGATATACTCTGGCGACTAGACCCTGAAATCCGGTTACTGATAGGAGGGGAAGGAGCTCAGTCCTCCCTACTAAAGTTTGCTGTTGCAAGAGGCCAGGTCACTATGCTCGGTTACGTAAATGAGCAACAAAAAGCGCTCGTGAGTAAAGTGGCTGACTGTATCGTTATGCCGGGACGGATCGGACTAGTCGCAGTTGAAGCACTAGTCCTTCAGCTGCCGATCATAACCACTCAGTGGCCGTACCACGCGCCAGAAGAATCTTATCTTGAGGAAGGAAAGTCAAAAATCACTGCGGAAAACACTCCGACTGCTTATGCTTCTAAAATAGTCGAATTTCTAGACGGCCTGAGCCAAAAGCCTGCTAGTGGATCGGTTGATCGCTGGGCGTATCCGTCCATTGACCGAATGGTCTCAAACTACACAAACGGTGTACTTTCCTTGCTCTCATAA
- the gmd gene encoding GDP-mannose 4,6-dehydratase, with protein MTKRALITGITGQDGSYLAELLLKKGYEVHGLIRRASTFNTARVDHLYVDPHESGAKLFLHYGDLSDGARLVTLLAQIRPDEVYNLAAQSHVRVSFDEPEHTGNTTGMGSIRLLEAVRMAGIETRFYQASSSEMFGATPPPQDEDTPFYPRSPYGAAKVYSYWVTKNYREAYGMFAVNGILFNHESPRRGETFVTRKITRAVAAIKAGKQEHLFMGNLDAVRDWGYAAEYVEGMWRMLQVDEPDDFVLATGVGYTVRDFLQVSFEHAGLSWEDHVKFDERYLRPTEVDALIGDATKAHEKLGWKATVETPELARIMVDADIEALKHVGNHWIDDVKLGSWGA; from the coding sequence TTGACGAAACGTGCTTTAATCACAGGAATAACGGGGCAAGACGGGTCTTACTTAGCAGAGCTGCTCCTGAAAAAGGGATACGAGGTCCATGGACTAATTAGGCGTGCATCCACTTTTAATACTGCTCGTGTTGACCACCTTTATGTCGATCCGCATGAGTCTGGAGCTAAACTGTTTCTACATTACGGAGACTTAAGTGACGGTGCGCGCCTAGTCACCCTTCTGGCTCAGATTCGTCCGGACGAGGTCTACAACCTTGCGGCACAGTCTCATGTTCGAGTTTCTTTTGACGAGCCTGAACACACAGGAAATACCACAGGCATGGGGTCCATCCGTCTTTTGGAGGCCGTTCGCATGGCTGGCATCGAGACACGCTTCTATCAGGCGTCCTCATCTGAAATGTTCGGTGCCACTCCCCCGCCGCAAGACGAAGACACCCCGTTTTATCCGCGCTCCCCCTATGGTGCTGCCAAGGTATACAGCTACTGGGTGACGAAGAATTACCGTGAGGCTTATGGCATGTTTGCAGTCAACGGAATACTCTTCAACCATGAATCTCCACGGCGCGGGGAAACATTCGTCACCCGCAAGATCACACGTGCAGTAGCGGCCATCAAGGCAGGGAAGCAAGAACACCTGTTTATGGGCAACTTGGATGCTGTCCGAGACTGGGGCTACGCCGCTGAGTATGTAGAAGGAATGTGGAGGATGCTTCAGGTGGACGAACCGGATGACTTTGTGCTGGCGACGGGCGTAGGCTACACAGTCCGCGATTTCTTACAGGTTTCCTTCGAGCATGCAGGATTGAGCTGGGAAGACCATGTGAAGTTCGACGAGCGTTACTTGCGCCCCACTGAGGTCGATGCTCTCATTGGCGATGCTACTAAGGCCCACGAAAAGTTGGGTTGGAAGGCTACAGTTGAAACTCCGGAACTAGCGCGGATCATGGTCGATGCCGACATAGAGGCTCTGAAGCACGTGGGTAATCATTGGATCGATGACGTGAAGCTCGGAAGCTGGGGGGCCTAG
- a CDS encoding GDP-L-fucose synthase family protein: protein MAVKNASVTSAGDNVNFAPAPLDREATFFVAGHRGLVGSAIWRKLVSEGFGNLVGRTSAELDLKDRDAVFAFFAATKPRYVVLAAAKVGGILANDTYPVDFLSDNLRIQVNVLDASREHGVERLLFLGSSCIYPKFAEQPIKEEYLLTGHLEPTNDAYAIAKIAGIKQIQALRRQYGLPWISAMPTNLYGPGDNFSPEGSHVLPALIRRYDEAVKSGQATVTNWGTGSPRREFLHVDDMAAACLHLLENYDGPDQVNVGTGRDVTIRELAEIVAKTVGFDGRIEWDISKPDGTPQKLLDVSKLAAAGWEAQISLVEGIADTVKWYRANVDNIRR from the coding sequence GTGGCAGTCAAGAACGCCAGCGTCACCAGTGCGGGTGATAACGTCAACTTCGCGCCGGCGCCCCTGGACCGTGAGGCAACTTTCTTCGTCGCGGGCCATCGTGGGCTAGTGGGTTCCGCCATCTGGAGAAAACTTGTATCCGAAGGATTCGGCAATTTAGTCGGTCGAACATCGGCCGAACTGGATCTCAAGGATCGTGACGCAGTCTTCGCTTTTTTTGCGGCGACGAAACCACGCTACGTTGTTCTGGCTGCAGCTAAGGTTGGGGGGATCCTCGCGAACGACACCTACCCAGTTGACTTCCTCAGCGACAACTTGCGGATACAGGTCAATGTTCTGGACGCTTCCCGAGAACATGGCGTGGAACGTCTCCTGTTCTTAGGCTCGTCATGCATCTACCCGAAGTTCGCTGAGCAGCCGATTAAGGAGGAATACCTACTCACGGGCCACCTTGAACCCACCAACGACGCCTATGCTATAGCCAAAATAGCGGGTATAAAGCAAATTCAGGCTCTCCGCCGGCAGTACGGTCTGCCCTGGATTTCTGCGATGCCTACCAATCTGTATGGACCGGGAGATAACTTCTCTCCGGAAGGATCTCACGTATTGCCTGCTTTGATCCGTCGTTATGACGAAGCGGTCAAGTCTGGGCAAGCAACAGTAACCAATTGGGGAACAGGTTCTCCACGGCGAGAATTTCTTCATGTTGACGACATGGCAGCTGCATGCCTCCATCTGCTGGAAAACTACGATGGGCCGGATCAAGTCAATGTGGGCACGGGAAGAGACGTCACTATACGAGAGCTAGCTGAAATCGTGGCAAAAACCGTGGGTTTCGATGGCAGGATTGAGTGGGATATCTCCAAACCGGATGGCACACCCCAGAAGTTATTGGACGTTTCTAAACTTGCGGCCGCTGGTTGGGAAGCACAAATCAGTCTCGTTGAAGGCATCGCCGATACCGTGAAGTGGTATCGAGCGAACGTCGACAATATCCGAAGATAA